From one Pseudomonadota bacterium genomic stretch:
- a CDS encoding methyltransferase domain-containing protein, with protein sequence MRLTRALSSVVLLAALAFAAPRAHGQIATPSPSVEARHHGHHDFSDVDRSVTAFEAPDRAAWQKPDEVVASLRLAPGQTVADIGASTGYFARRLATAVGPTGTVWALDVAPSLVDYMATRARREKQPNLRPRVVPPDDPQLAEGSVDLVLIVNTLHHIESRPQYYAKIARALKSGGRIAIVDFLPTSPIGPKAQERLPRALVEKELRDAGFGIADEPTFLPYQYFIVARLER encoded by the coding sequence ATGCGTCTGACCCGTGCGCTCTCCTCAGTCGTCTTGCTCGCCGCCCTTGCGTTCGCCGCGCCGCGTGCGCACGGCCAGATTGCGACGCCCTCTCCATCCGTGGAGGCGCGACACCACGGGCACCACGACTTCAGCGATGTCGACCGTTCGGTCACTGCCTTCGAGGCACCGGACCGCGCCGCGTGGCAGAAGCCGGACGAGGTCGTGGCCAGCCTGCGTCTCGCACCGGGCCAGACCGTGGCCGACATCGGCGCGAGCACGGGCTACTTCGCCCGACGCCTGGCGACGGCGGTGGGGCCCACGGGGACCGTCTGGGCCCTCGATGTGGCGCCGTCACTGGTCGACTACATGGCCACACGGGCACGGCGCGAGAAGCAGCCCAACCTGCGTCCTCGGGTGGTGCCACCAGACGACCCGCAGCTGGCCGAGGGCAGCGTCGATCTCGTTCTGATCGTCAACACGCTCCACCACATCGAGAGTCGTCCGCAGTACTACGCAAAGATCGCCCGCGCACTCAAGTCGGGGGGGCGAATCGCCATCGTCGACTTCCTGCCGACCTCGCCCATCGGGCCGAAGGCGCAGGAACGCCTGCCCAGAGCCCTGGTGGAGAAGGAGCTGCGCGATGCCGGCTTTGGCATCGCCGACGAGCCGACGTTTCTCCCCTATCAGTACTTCATCGTGGCGCGTCTCGAGCGCTGA